The Streptomyces sp. B3I8 nucleotide sequence ACCGCGAGGAACGCCGCGACCAGGGCGAGCCCCGCGCCGAGGGCGGCCAGGGTCCCGGGGTCCGTCCAGCCGTGCGCCTCGGTCCGTACGATCCCGTAGGCCAGGGTCGCCAGGCCGGCCGTGACCAGTACGGCGCCCGCCACGTCCGGCCGCCGGCCGTCCCCGGCCCGGCTCTCCCGCAGGCCGCGGGCCGCGCCGGCCAGGACGACCGCGCCGACGGGCACGTTGATCAGCAGTACCCAGCGCCAGGACAGCGCGTCCACCAGCACCCCGCCGACGAGCCCGCCCGCCGCGCCGCCGCCCGCCCCGACCGCGGTCCAGGTGGCGATCGCCCGCGCCCGGGCGGCGCCCTGCGGGACCGCCGAGGTGACCAGGGTGAGCGTGGAGGGCGCGAGGACCGCCGCGCCGAGGCCCTGCACCGCCCGGGCCAACAGGAGCTGCCAGCCGTCCTGGGCGAGGCCCCCGGCGAGCGAGGCCAGCGTGAACAGGCCGAGCCCGACCACGAACATCCGCTTGCGCCCGTAGAGGTCCCCGGCCCGCCCGCCGAGCAGCATGAACCCGGCGAAGGCGATGGCGTAGGCGTTGACCACCCACTGCAGTCCCGGCGCGCTGAGCCCCAGGTCGGTGCGCATGGACGGCAGCGCCACGTTGACCACGGACACGTCCAGGACGACGAGGAACTGCCCGGCGCAGGCGAGCGCGACCACCGCCCAGGCGGGCGGGGCGGTCCTGGAGGACGGTGTACGGGTGTCTGACACAGCTCGGAGCATGCGGCCATGCTCGCAGCGACCACTGACAGTCGCATCGGCATTTCGCCGCGACCCCGCGGCTCCCCCGGGGCAGCCGGCCGTCCCGGCCTCCGCCCCGGCCCGGAAGGTCATCGGATCACCATGAAACCTTAAAGACGGTCAAGATTTCGTTAGTGTCCCGAAGCATCGGAATAGTTGCCCATGCATACAAGGTTCTCCCTGCACGTAACCCACTTCCCGATCATCTGGTCCTGCGCCGGCTCTTGGATCGCCGGATCGCCCGCCCCGTCGGACCGCGGCATCGCCGGACCACTTGATCGTCCGATCAACCCTTCCTGGCCTGGAGGCCTTTTTTCATGACGCACACGTCGACCGACCGGCCCTCCCGGGCAGCGACCGGAGGCGCGGTCGTGCCGGTGCTCGCCTTCGCGGGCATCGTCGTCGCGGTGATGCAGACGCTGCTGGTCCCCGTCATCAAGGATCTGCCCGTCCTGCTGCACACCTCCGCGGGCAACGCGACCTGGGTCCTGACCTCCACCCTCCTCTCCGGCGCCGTGGCCACGCCGATCATGGGCCGGCTCGGTGACCTCTACGGCAAGCGCAAGATGCTGCTGTTCAGCCTCGCCGTGATGGTCGTCGGCGCGCTGATCAGCGGTTTCACCAGCGCGCTCGTGCCGATGATCGTCGGCCGTACCCTCCAGGGCTTCGCCATGGGCGCGATACCGCTCGGCATCGGCCTGATGCGCGACATGCTGCCCCGTGAGCGGCTCGGCTCGGCCATGGCCCTGATGAGCTCCTCGATCGGCGTCGGCGGCGGACTCGCGCTGCCCGCCGCCGCCCTGGTCGCCCAGCACACCGACTGGCACGCCCTCTACTTCGGCTCCGCCGCGCTCGGCGTCCTCTGCATCGTGCTCACCCTCGTCGCCGTGCCGGAGTCCCCGATGCGTGCCGAGGGCAGCTTCGACGCGGTCGGCGCGCTCGGCCTGTCCGTCGGCCTCGTGCTGCTCCTGCTGCCGATCACCAAGGGCAGCGACTGGGGCTGGACCTCGGGCCACACGCTCGGCCTGTTCGCCGCCGCGCTCGTCGTCCTGCTGCTGTGGGGCATCATGGAGCTGCGGCTGAAGGCACCGCTGGTCGACCTGCGCACCACCGCCCGCCGCGAGGTGCTGCTCACCAACCTCGCCTCGGTCATGGTCGGTGTCGCCTTCTACGCCGTCTCCCTGGTCCTGCCGCAGCTGCTCCAGCTCCCGAAGTCGACCGGGTACGGCCTCGGCCAGTCCATGGTCGTCGCCGGTCTGTGCGTGGCGCCGCTGGGCCTGACCATGATGCTCACCGCCCCCGTCTACGCCCGGCTGTCCGCCCGGTTCGGCCCCAAGGTCACCCTGATCCTCGGCATGCTGATCATCGCGGTCGGCTACGGCGCCGGGCTGGGTCTGATGAGCGCGCCCTGGCAGACGGTCATCACCTCCGTCGTCCTGGGCGCCGGCATCGGTCTGGCCTACTCCTCCCTGCCCGCGCTGATCGTGGGCGCGGTCCCGGCCTCCGAGACGGGCGCCGCCAACGGCCTGAACACCCTGGCGCGCTCCATCGGCACCTCCACCTCCAGCGCGGTCATCGGCATGGTCCTCGCCAACAGCGCCACCCACGCGAACGGCGCCGTCCTGCCGACGATGCACGGCTTCCGGGTCTCGTTCCTGATCGCGACCGGCGCGGTCGTCGTCGGTCTGGTGCTGGCCCTCTTCCTGCCCGGCCGCCGGCCCGCCACCACGCCGGTGCTGGTGGCGGACAGCGAGGAGGACTCGGCCCTGCAGCGCGCCCGGGAGCTGCTCGGCGGCGGTTTCCGCGGCCGGGTCCTGGACGCCGCCGGCGACCCGGTCCCCCGGGCCCGGGTCACCCTGATCGACCGCCGGGGCCGCCAGGCGGGCGCGACGCTCACCGAGGCCGACGGCAGCTACGCGCTCGCCGTACCGGCCGAGGGCCCGTACGTGCTGGCCGCCAAGGCCGCCGGGCACGGCCCGCACGCCTCCCGCGCCACGCACGCGGGCGACGACCGCTCGGTCGACCTGGACCTGGCGCTGCCGGTGCCCGGGGAGGACCGGTCGCTGCCGGGCGAGACGGTCACGGCCTGATCCCGGCGTCCACCCACGCCCGCGACACCCCGCACCCCCCGTCGGTCTCCGGCGGGGGGTGCGGCAGCATGGGGCACCCGTGCACCGTCCGAGGGAGACCCCCATGCCACCGGCACCGAACCCCGAGATCCTGGCCGCGTTCGAGGCGGCGAAGGGGTTCATGCCCACCGACGAGGGGCTCGCGCTGTACGCGGCCGCCGTCGGGGCCGGGCGGCTCGGGCTGCCGCTGCTGGAGGTCGGCACGTACTGCGGCCGCTCGACGATCCTCCTCGCCGACGCCGCCCGCGACGCCGGTGTGACCGCGCTCACCGTCGACCACCACCGTGGCAGCGAGGAGCAGCAGCCGGGCTGGGAGTACCACGACCCGGAGACGGTCGACCCCGAGGTCGGCCTGATGGACACCCTGCCGACGTTCCGCCGCACCCTGCACCGGGCGGGTCTGGAGGACCACGTCGTCGCCCTGGTCGGCCGTTCCCCGCGGATCGCCGCGCTGTGGAACTCCCCGCTCGGCCTGGTCTTCGTCGACGGCGGGCACACCGACGAGCACGCGGGCGCCGACTACGAGGGCTGGGCGCCCCATGTCGCCGTGGGCGGCCTCCTCGTCCTGCACGACGTGTTCCCGGTGGTGGAGGACGAGTTCACCGGACAGGCCCCGTACCGGGTCTACCTCCGGGCGCTGGAGTCGGGCGGGTTCACGGAGGTGTCCGCGACGGGCTCACTGCGCGTACTGCGACGGACCGCGGAGGCGGGGCGGGGAGAACGGGCCGCACAGGCGGGGCAGGCGGACCGGGCGGGGCGAACCGGGCACGCCCCGGACGACGCTCCCGGTCCGCACGACGTCGCCGCCGCGCGCCGATAGGCTCGTCGTCGTGTCGTACCTCGGTCCAGAGTTCGAGCCCGTTCCGCAACGCCGCCCCCGGCGCGGCCCGTTCACCGTGGCGCTGGCCGCGCTGGTGCCCGCCGCGCTGGCGGGCTGGCTGGTCTACGAGGTGGTGGGCGACTCCGGCGGATCCGGGCCGTCCGCGCAGGCGGCAGGTGCCTCGGGGCACTCCGCCGCCCCGTCCGCCCCGGGTGACGAGGGCGGTGACAAGGGCGGCGGCGAGAGCGGCGACAAGGGCGCGGGCTCCCCGTCCGCGACCGGGCGGACGAGCGGCTCCGGTTCGCTCAAGGGCAAGGTCGTCGTCATCGACCCCGGCCACAACCTGGGCAACTTCAAGCACCCCACCGAGATCAACCGTCAGGTGAACATCGGCACCAACTCCAAGGAGTGCGACACCACCGGCACCGCCACCGACGCCGGTTATCCCGAGGCCCGTTTCACCCTCGACGTGTCCCGCCGGCTGCGGACGCTGCTGGAGGAGCAGGGCGCCACCGTGAAGCTGACGCACGACGGCGACCGGCCGTGGGGGCCGTGCGTGACCGAGCGCGCGGAGATCGGCAACAAGGCACACGCGGACGCCGCGATCTCCATCCACGCCGACGGCTCGGCGGCCGGCAACCGCGGCTTCCACGTCATCCTGCCGGGCGCGGTGCACGACGGTGCCGCGGACACCCGCGCGATCGCCGGTCCTTCGCGCGACCTGGGCGTGCGGATCAAGGACGACTTCGCCCGTGCCACCGGCGCTGCTCCCTCGAACTACATAGGCGGCGGTACCGGCCTGGACGTACGGAAGGATCTCGGGGGTCTCAATCTGTCAACGGTTCCCAAGGTGTTCATCGAATGCGGCAACATGCGCGATAGCAAGGACGCGGCGTTGCTGACCAGCGGGGCCTGGCGGCAGAAGGCGGCGGAGGGAATGTCCGAGGGAATTGTGGGTTTCCTGCGCGGGTAGTGGCGGTGGCACGGCGCCGGGCGGACACCCATGTCAGACGGACGATAGTGTCCTCCTAACGATGAGGGGCCACCCCCCGCGCTTCACACCGCGGCCGCGAGGCTTTGGCGACATGGTGACAGCGACGCCTCCCACGATGCCGGTGACGAGACGACTGACGAAGGACCTGAAGTGAATATCCGCTCTCTCACTAGAGGCGACGGCGTGGTGATCGGAGCAGCGGTATTGCTGTTCATCGCGTCGTTCCTCGACAACTACTCGTTCGACGGCGCCCCGGACAGTGCCGACATCCCCAGCGCCTGGGGCAACGGACCGCTCCTGCTGAGCGTCTTCCTCGCCGGCATCATCGGCGCCGCACTCATCGTGGTCGCCCGGGGGCTGCCGCAGGTGCCGAAGGTCCTCGGTCTGGACCTCGGGCAGTTCGGCGTCGCCCTGACGGTGTTCGCCGCGTGGAGCGCGATCGGGAACATCTTCGACCCCGTGGGCGGCTTCGACAACTTCGCCGGCGCGAGCGACGGCGTCGACCCCGGTGTCGGTCTGATCCTCGGCCTCATCGGCGCCCTCGTGATGGCCGCCGCCGCGGTCGCCACGCCGCTGGTGCCCGCGCTGAAGGGTGCGCTCATCGGCGCCCCGCGCCCGCCCGCCCCGCAGCCCTACGGTGCCGCCCAGCCGCCCGCCGGCTACGGCTACCCGGGTGCCCAGCAGCCGCCGTTCGGCGGGCAGCCGCAGCCGGGGCAGCCGTACGGGCAGCAGCCCCCGGCGCCCCAGCCCCAGGCACCCCAGCCGCAGGCGCCTCAGCCGGGCGGGGACTTCTCGCCGTTCTGGTTCGCGGTGCCGGTGACGCGTCCGCTGTTCGCGGAGGACAACTCCGGCGGCCAGATCGCCGAACTCGCCCCGGGCACCTGGTACCTGGCGGTCGAGCAGCGCGGTGCCGCGCTGGTGGCGCAGACGCAGGACGGCCGGCGCGGTGTCCTTCAGGACACCAGCGGCATCCAGCGCGGCTGAGGCGAAAGCCCTCCGCACGACACCGCACCACCGCACGGCCCCTCGCCCCACCGGGCGGGGGGCCGTCGCGGTTCACCCGCAACTGCCGGGCACATCGGAGCCGTTGGGTTTCATACGGCGGCCGGCGGCAATCCGCAAGGTATGTCCCCTCGATATCGCAGCAGTACGAACGAGGCCGGGACGGTCATCGCGATCGTCGCGGATGTCATGGCCCTGATACTGGGTCTCTGGATCCTGATGTACCTGTTGGACGCGAACCCGGGCAACTCCCTGGTGCAGTTCGTCCATGACGTGGCCCGCTGGCTGGCCGGCTGGTCA carries:
- a CDS encoding MFS transporter gives rise to the protein MLRAVSDTRTPSSRTAPPAWAVVALACAGQFLVVLDVSVVNVALPSMRTDLGLSAPGLQWVVNAYAIAFAGFMLLGGRAGDLYGRKRMFVVGLGLFTLASLAGGLAQDGWQLLLARAVQGLGAAVLAPSTLTLVTSAVPQGAARARAIATWTAVGAGGGAAGGLVGGVLVDALSWRWVLLINVPVGAVVLAGAARGLRESRAGDGRRPDVAGAVLVTAGLATLAYGIVRTEAHGWTDPGTLAALGAGLALVAAFLAVEARTTAPLMPLGLLRLRSVASANAAMFVCGSAMFCMWFFMTLYAQNVLGYSPLEAGSALIPSSLAVLLGSKGAPWLMPSLGARNVAVLGTLVAAAGFGWQSTMTADGGYVMSIMLPGVLMMLGAGLAATPLASLATSGAAASDAGLVSGLVNTSRTMGGSLGLAVMSTIAATRTGGRTTGAALTEGYALSFRVSAVVLLAGAAVMAVWLPGRRATAHV
- a CDS encoding MFS transporter; translated protein: MTHTSTDRPSRAATGGAVVPVLAFAGIVVAVMQTLLVPVIKDLPVLLHTSAGNATWVLTSTLLSGAVATPIMGRLGDLYGKRKMLLFSLAVMVVGALISGFTSALVPMIVGRTLQGFAMGAIPLGIGLMRDMLPRERLGSAMALMSSSIGVGGGLALPAAALVAQHTDWHALYFGSAALGVLCIVLTLVAVPESPMRAEGSFDAVGALGLSVGLVLLLLPITKGSDWGWTSGHTLGLFAAALVVLLLWGIMELRLKAPLVDLRTTARREVLLTNLASVMVGVAFYAVSLVLPQLLQLPKSTGYGLGQSMVVAGLCVAPLGLTMMLTAPVYARLSARFGPKVTLILGMLIIAVGYGAGLGLMSAPWQTVITSVVLGAGIGLAYSSLPALIVGAVPASETGAANGLNTLARSIGTSTSSAVIGMVLANSATHANGAVLPTMHGFRVSFLIATGAVVVGLVLALFLPGRRPATTPVLVADSEEDSALQRARELLGGGFRGRVLDAAGDPVPRARVTLIDRRGRQAGATLTEADGSYALAVPAEGPYVLAAKAAGHGPHASRATHAGDDRSVDLDLALPVPGEDRSLPGETVTA
- a CDS encoding N-acetylmuramoyl-L-alanine amidase; protein product: MSYLGPEFEPVPQRRPRRGPFTVALAALVPAALAGWLVYEVVGDSGGSGPSAQAAGASGHSAAPSAPGDEGGDKGGGESGDKGAGSPSATGRTSGSGSLKGKVVVIDPGHNLGNFKHPTEINRQVNIGTNSKECDTTGTATDAGYPEARFTLDVSRRLRTLLEEQGATVKLTHDGDRPWGPCVTERAEIGNKAHADAAISIHADGSAAGNRGFHVILPGAVHDGAADTRAIAGPSRDLGVRIKDDFARATGAAPSNYIGGGTGLDVRKDLGGLNLSTVPKVFIECGNMRDSKDAALLTSGAWRQKAAEGMSEGIVGFLRG